The nucleotide window atcataggTTTCAACCagccaaaaatataattacttgTGTTACCTATTTGTTAACAAGCTTTAGGATGATTCACGAACATCCGGAtttcattataaaattattGGTTAATGACTGTATGTTTCTCTTTCTTTAATAGTTAAATATGCTGTTTGAGTTTTAGGTACCTTTAcacaacaaaattatttaactgCATCTAAATATACAAAATTCCGTTACTGTCAGCCTATGCAAAGCCATAACCGTTGAAGATaggattttgtaattttaaacacaatttccaGAATAATATATTCTTACTTTATGTTATAGagctaaacaaaataaatataaatattaaatattatatagggacattcttacacaaattgaccaagtcccacagtaagctcaagaaggcttgtgttgtgggtactcagttaacgatatatttaattggctttcatttaataccccacacgtgtatgtgcaatgcatagtttgggtgcaatatgcaatattgggcggggcacattgctcgcagaactgatggccggtggggccggaaggttctggagtggcgtccgcgtaccggaatacgaactgccggtaggcctccgacgagatggagcgacgacctggtgaaggtcgcggttattcggtggatgcgagcggcacaggatcggtcggagtggcgagccttgggggaggcctatgtccagcagaggacgtctatcggctgacatgatgatgatgcaatattcgcaacgaggcgggagggAGTCAGAATCAGTCAGACCTTGATTTGAGCCTAGCTCGTTTTAGGGATAGATATAGCGATTTCTAATAAAAATTCACGgaggtacactgaaggtacacTATAAAATACATACCTTTCGCGTGATATATTGCAAgatttcataaatttttttgttaaatatctcgttttagGGAGAACTGGTTTTTATTAAAGCTACACTGAGGTACAGTGAAGTTGCAATAAAATTCCTTTCATTCCAACACTTCACTCTTCCTCACTCACTCCTCCTCTTCCCCACTTTCCCCAGTCACTTGTTTCCTTCCAGAAGGAAGGTTGAAATCGCCGAGGTCGGCACGCCATTCAGACGCTCACGAACGTGTTTGGCCcttcataacaattatttaattaaacaaaaaaattgtttattctaggtatttaattattttatttctcctatttaattattatgtgtAGGTACAAACTCtgtggtaggtaggtacctactatcatatttttattattgctatATACTATCCTATACTatcagtaggtaagtacctatctaGTTTCATCGTGTGCTATATTCAGCAGTGTCCGAGTTTAgcaagaaataataatattgaagcTAATAATCTGTACATTTAAACGATCAATTTTTCTGCCCGTTTTCAGACTAATTATATTAGAATACTAACTGTGGCAAACTGTGGACATGTGGCATATCAAAGGCATGAAATATGTATGACAATGACAGTTCCATTGGGTTatgtaataccaaagatagatataactccgtaatagatggatacagtctaaggaaaaaacgtgcctcgaaaatcacgaaaatttgactctcgatcagatggcgccactagttttggcctacactcgtatagagggcgttgactgtttcgtttgttatttataattttaacgcataccagtgaaagaacatgagtcaaaatcatataaaaataattaatgcaaataaaacaatcatttatctatatttaaatacattttatcgtatttttataaatcttcatttttagttttaaagtgtgtcgacagatggcagtgaatttactggggttacaaaatttactatgacagtaccgctctagtataagttactctatggtaatacctacctatcgaATCCCATGTCCGATGTAGTTGGAAAGGTATTAAATGTTGTTAAGTGCGGTCTGAGGGACAGAAATGTGTGATGTACATACTAGATTtggctgtttattttttttaactttgttaattaagtgatgttttatggggcgacatattcgttcactcgaaaaagccctttaataaagataaaaaaaaaaaaaatgaaatatgtaatCTCTATTTGTGTATGTTTCTAATAAATAAGGAAAGAAACAGAGACAGCGAGAGAGAAAAAGAGCTTATCCTACCTGCAAACCATACACGaggttttatttaaaactagcttctgcccgcgacttcgtctgcgtagaattagtattttgggtagcttcttttcttatccaatctgctttttattgatttcctATACCAACATTACCAACTTCCTTATATTCTTATTTGAAAGACAATTCTAActtctaacgccttgataaaatgtaaaggcaatgattcaatttgagcataatagttACATCATTGTCAGGCGAGCCATCAATTATCTCACTTTCGGAGTGGAAGTGAGATAATTTTCACCCTTTTGAGAGATGATTTccgggaaaaaaaaaactatcatatgtccttccccgggactcaaactatctctatgtcaaatttcaaataaatcggttcagcggtttaagcgtgaagaggcacacagacagacagatagacagactttcgcatttataatattactagattttgcccgcgacttcgtctgcgtggacttagtaaccgcagctagagtaagaatagcgcctggaaaaattctcatagcaatctaaatttaagcatattatgcactgcacacaaattagcaggcacttcgataattatctcaattccaccccgctttttactttcttaagggatgattttcgggataaaaactatcctatgtccttctcagggactcaacctatctctacgccaaatttcacctaaatcggttcagcggtttaagcgtgaagagggaacaaaagacagaaagacagactcgcatttataatattagtatggatttcatctaaatcggttcagcggtttaagcgtgaagagggaacacacagacagacagacagactttcgcatttataatattagtatggataagtataaatatataagtatggacatagagtaacttatactagagcggtactgtcatagtaaattttgtaaccccagtaaattcactgccatctgtcgacacactttaaaactaaaaatgaagatttataaaaatacgataaaatgtatttaaatatagataaatgattgttttatttgcattaattatttttatatgattttgactcatgttctttcactggtatgcgttaaaattataaataacaaacgaaacagtcaacgccctctatacgagtgtaggccaaaactagtggcgccatctgatcgagagtcaaattttcgtgattttcgaggcacgttttttccttagactgtatccatctattacggagttatatctatctttggtatggatTAAGATTTCATGAAATTGATTAATCCGCCATCTATACTCATAAGTCTGAACTGCTTCTTTATCCTTTATTACTACAGTACGCTGCCATCTGGACGACAGCGATCGAAACTGTTACTCCACTCAAAAGTTCTCTCTGGTTGTAGCCTAACGTTTCGGATGGTCTCCAtaagatggcgctagtagtaaTGATTTAAAACATATCCAAGCTTTAGTctacagcatagagtaacttatacgtctacagttatgaattgacccttataaaagatagatataactccgtaatagaagaaaatttaattctcgctcagagggcgctactagttttggcctacagtcgtatagatggcgttgacggtttcgtttgttatttaacaattttaacgcatatcagtgaaagaacgggtcaaaatcataaaaatacttaatgcaaataaaaaaaatcatttatctatatttaaatactttctatcgtatttttataaatcttcatttttagttttaaagtgtgtcgacagatggcagtgaatttactggggttacaaaatttactatgacagtaccgctctagtataagttactctatgcccttATACATGTGACACTAAGGGCAAGTTGCACCAActacaattaacagactgatcaacgttaagcagcagagaactatgaaacttcccacaCAATAttttagcgaacgctaaaacggtgacagacggtttggtgcaacccgattttcatttttcattcaaaaggtacttaaatacaaaacacagtacgtagcggccccctttttaaggcccagtggcgctagtgagcaagttgatgggctcttacgttagaaaaggtaatagggtagggGTCGAACGAATTTAcctatagacatagtatagtagttatagacatgaaaccgagcgaccaggggtaagagaaagacatatttatgtattgacaggttaataatttttttctttcactcataaatttctgtatttcgccatcgcctcctacctagctatgctgccataacccgaacatgaaaaaaaaacccggtcggtgataaggacaaagcatggcactattttctctttcttcttataggaatcgcaataagactatctttctctatcaaagagtgtcaggcccttggatttacccgagtttgaagagCGACACATGTATCGAGATGACAGTTGCTACGAAAGgtaactatttccatacagatgtacctaaagcctgaccagaaatatatgatcattgtcaagagggcgctgttattctcatgtaaagggtgacagttcagtatagtatgaaaaaattagttccagtgaaattccgcaacatggcgcgtgatcatatattcccgGGCAGGCTTTAGTGCATAATtcttttccttcgtattttctcggaaacgttcgtatttgtcatgctgctTCAGTCAACGTCAATACTTTTTGTaacgagactgactgaaatagcaagacacgttcatacgtttccgtgaaaatacgatggaaaataattatgcactacatctgtacattaattaagtttcaattggcgttttctaCTAACGGTTTTCAACTTGGTTAGGCCCCTTCTGGATCATGCCGACGACaaaattccactccttagcagtttgcaccaaaaacaacaatttCTTCGAGTTTTTTATGTCCATCCATAttatacaataggtacataaattcaCAGCGAAAAGAAAAGCGCGCTTTGCGTATTTTTCCTACTTTGGAAAAGTTTGTCAAACCTTTTTCTCCATTCGTAATGTTCGGAGATTTAACCTTATTTATATGCATTTATGCGAATAATTCAATACTGTATGAATTTTTCTTTCGTTAAGCCAACTGAGCTGTCGAAGTACTTATCTTTTGAGTTTATTTAAAGATACGAACATGTCAATTCGAACGAGCACCTGACATCATAGCATtaaatgacagctaactgatacgATTCCAATATGATACAAATATGGGTTTGATGTCAGGATTGTCAGGTGCACGTTTGAAGTGGCCTGTAAGTGTGTATACACAATACATATTCATGTTGTTAGGATAAGAATAAACTCCAAAGAAATACCTATGCACGAGGTTCTCAATCAGACATTTTTAacctatttatcttaaaattatgaaGAAGAGTTTTATGTTCTCACAATGAGccatttcatttgatatataaccttttttgtcATTGTCTCATTTCagttgtgacagacagacaaacaaacaaataaacaaacgtGTGTAATACACAAAAATCAAACTGAAAACCCAGAAATTGCTAAAATTTTCAAGTATGTACTTAAATTCGAAGAATATTAGTCAAGGGATAGGCAGTATTTACAATAAGAGTATCTGCCAGGGACACAGCGTACCTACACGCTGAAAAAGTTATGTGGAAACCAGGatcaaaaataatttcatacaacCTCCAGTCtctatatctatttatttattttaatgactgTGAGAGCTTAAATACATTAACATAATACACTAAACGTTATTACTTACTAGttgaattatattaaattaaaataataacctaGACACTAAAACGGTAACAGTAAATGCGGCACAAGCGAGGTTTTGCTGTGCACTTCCTGGCATATGATCAGAAATTTGGTCTCTCAGAGCATCAGGCTTGGCTTCGTCTGCTGCCATTTCACGTTCATCATAAGCCTTTTTCTCTGGCTTAGCAGATACTGTAGCCAGACGACTAGTAGTATACAGATTCGGCTTACTAACGGAAACATCAGTAGGTTTCACAATCTTCTTTCTGGTTTCAGTGACTGCTTCCTTCCTTGCGTGAGAATCGAGCAATTCATTGTTGAGGATCGTATTTACTTTGGATTCAGTAGCGATACGTTTGTTTTCATGGCTAGCATCTTTGGCTGGTATCATTGGCTGTATAGCAGTATCATTGGTACAGTTCATCAATATCCTCAAATCGATATAGAAAAGCTTTCCATTCAACTGTGTATCGTCATAGTACTCATAATCGCCGTTCTGACTAGGTTCTTCTTCAATGGCTTGACTTTTTTCCACGTCTGTGGCTTTGGCGTATAATTGACTAACTTTGGCGTCTGGCGTACATTTGAGGTTCTCTAAAGCTATTTCGagatttttgttttgtgttttgttcAGCAGTATTGTGAACCACTCCAACCGGCAGTCGCAGAGAAAGTTGTTTcctgtaaaagaaaaaaaaaacattaaaacttaaGTGCGTTATAGTTTTAACGAATGTTTGGAAAAGTGGGGTTTTTAATACGCTAAACTGCCTAAGTATAGCAAACAAATACTGCCAAAAAAATTTTGCTGGCTAGGCCAGTTTAAAATATGGCGGAAAACTCTAAAAATGGTCCCATGTCATCATGTAACTTGGTTTTGTCTTATTTGATCaatttgaaatattattatttgtggtatGAAAACTTAATATTTTGCTCATTATAGAAATTAAGCATTGGCAAGAAAAGCTGTCGACTGGTGCCTTTAcactaaataagtacttatactcGTACATAGTTACTATTacttaacttataataaaaaatgtgattACAAATCTACTGAACGATTAATGATAACATCGGTCTCACCTTCTACATCCAGAGAGCTGGTTACGCCATAGAAGTTACTTAGAATTGGCGCCATGACCTTAACATTCAGTTCTTGCAACTGATTATCCCTTAGACTCAATGACGTCAGGTCTTTTAATACTTCGAAGATTCTCACACTGTCAATGCTAGTCAACTTATTATTAGCTAAAGTGAGTGAATGCAGTTTTTCAAGTCCATTAAAAGCTTTGTCATCAAGCATTTGAATTTTGTTTCCTTCTAAATTTAAGGAACGTAGATTTTTTAGGGGCAAAAAGGTGTTGTCTCCAATAACTTCCAAACTATTGCCACTTAAGTCCAATATTTCTAAGTTGCTCAGACCAGAAAATGTTTCATTGTTCAAACTGAACAGTAAATTGTTATCGATCTCCAATAGTCTCAGATTGTTCAAATTCAGGAATGCTTTATCGTGGATAGTAGTGATCATATTGGTCGTCAAGTACAACTTTTGGAGATTCGGCAGGTCGACAAAGACGTCCCTATAGATTTCAGCAATGTTATTCTTGTCTAATACAATTTTTGTCAACTTCTTGAGATGGGCAAACGCTTTTACCTCCAAAACTTCAATCTTATTATCTTTTATGTagatttcttttaattctgtcAAATTGCCAAATGCATAACTctcaattttttgtatattgttatatttaacaTCTATCTTGGTCAGGGCATTGGTTTTCTGCAAACCTTTAGTGGGGATATATTTGATTGTTTTTCCTCTCGCATTTGATAGGCTCAGTTTTTTGATGCTTTTCAAAATGGAGAACTGGTCCCATGCTGGGTCATCGGGGTAGATGTTGTCAGTAGTTACATAGCAATCTGCGCTTTGGATCAATTGGTTTGCTTGATCCTTGTCACAGAGGCACTGGATCTTAAATGTGTTATTATAGTCAACATCGCAGATAGTGCGGTCCCTTTTAGTAAAAATTTCTGCTGCGAAGCTGGATGAGATGTAAAGAAGTGCCAATATTATCCGAACAGCCATTGTATCGTCGGTCTTCTGTCTCCTTTTAACctgaaatgaaaataaactCTTATTAATTATGTGTGAGTTGTAACTTTATTAAGTAATAGCTtcttcccgcgacttcgttctcgtgggatgatgatgattgataaaaaatattctatgtcctttctcaggcctcaaactatctccgtactaaattttatttaaatcggtacagcggtttaagcgtgaagaggtaacagacagacagacagagttatttTCGCATTTTAGTTAGTAACGAAAGAGTCATGTTATTAATGAAGAAAAAGGTGGAAGTCGTAACAACTATTAAAGGAAGGAAAGCTTCATATTTCggacatatatatagaaacTCAAAATACGACGACGATTATTGAAGGGAAAATTGAAGGGAAACGAGGACGTGGCAGAAGGAGAATATCATGGACAAGGAACATTTAGAGACTGGTTAGACGTGGACAGTACAGAaaaactaattcgcatgactacggatagaacggcatataggcataaggtcgccaacctctgggatggagaaggcacttgaagaagaagaagggatAACTTCGGCTTTCAAAATTGTTATCGTTTATATTTGACATCAGGTTTCTATAAGTATACAGGCGTGAAATATCAAAATATGAATAGGCATTGAATAACTGAGATTTTAAAGGTAGAACGTCACTCCTGTTTTTAACATAAATTCACCAGTGTATTTTGCAAGCGCATGATTCAGAGTAGCAAAAATATTTAGCATCACAacagtatataaaatattagatcACTCGGCATACAAGTCACGTCTTATACTCATTGCCAAGCTAATGAAAGCACTGAATATTTCTGTGAATAATTAGTTTGAACAGTACCCCGCTTAATCAAGTTACCTATTTTGCAAAATAATTCACTTACAGTAACAGAAAGTAGAAGGAGTAGATCATGATACCCCTCTGTTTATATAAAACATATGTTTCTTTAAGGTCATTGCGGCAAAATGCGTCTGCGGAAAATTCCGTATACACTAGCgtattttgcttttttttaataataaataataaaattctttatttcaggcctgattgcccatagattgttagttatatacagacttataatattagagttagtacatcttaacctaggtattacagttttatttatttatttatttggggtccCGGTAAACAGGACGATGAGCCGACGCCCAGTGGCTAAAAAACGGACAATCCCACCTCTCGGCTATATCTACCAGCAAGCTGTTGGTGCTACCCCGCAGGCGATACATTTGAGAGGCGATTCTTTTTCTCATTATGGCATGAAAATCGTCCATTCGTGCTTGTGCAAACATGCCTGATGCACTGCAAAAGCGTTgtagccccaacagcatcctgaagcCGTTATTGAACTGGACACGCAGAGCACTGTAAGCACGCTTCGTATAATTGATCCACAGGCCGCACGTGTAGAATGATTGGCAATACGACATGAACAATGTTTTCTTAACCTCCACTGTACAACGCGCAAACCTGCGAATCAACATATTAGCTCTTACTGCCAGTGCCCTGCGTTCCCTCTCTATATCCGCATCGTCCTTTAGATCCTCGGTGATTACATGTCCCAGGTATTTAAAACTGGATACTCTGTTCAAGGCCACGCCGCCGAGTGTCACCGGCTCAACTATTGGTAGGGTCTTGTTACCAGCTCGGAAGATGAGTAtctcactttttttaatattatagatGAGCCCGTGAGACTCCGCATACGTGTCACACACCTTTAACAATTTGTTCATAGCACTGATCGACGGGctcaacagcaccatgtcgtcagcgtaACTTATGTTATTTACCATTTTACCACCGATCGAACAGCCAACCATGGTGCTGCTGAGCTCGACAATCAGCTGGTTAACATAAATGTTAAACAGTAGTGGAGATGTAAGTCCCCCTTGCCTTACTCCACACTGAGCTCTATAACCATCCGATACCGACATCCCCCACCTCACAAAATTATACTGATtgttgtaccaatattttaacagtCTTATCAGTTCTTGAGGAAGACCCGCCTTCTGCAGCTTCTCCCATAGTTTTTCATATGACACTAGGTCGAAGGCCTTCGAAAGATCGAGAAAAGCAGCGCACACGGGGGTTCTCCTGTCAGTGTAGTACCTGACGGTGTGCTTCAGAACCAGAATAGCACTCTCAGTAGACAGACCAGCACGAAAACCGAATTGTCTATCATCTAACACTGCGTATCTACTGAGGTGACGCTCAAGCACACCGTTGTGTTTAAACCGTAGGAAACAAAGCCTATCTGCTTTTGACTGGTGAAACTAAATTCAATCGCCGCGTTTTCGATGAAGTTAACAATCGTGTACGGAATTTCCCGTAAACggatttttcaccacaccagtaggccgagcacgtGATTGGCGTGACTATCCgtattttactaactgtattaattaaagagggacgggtagtctatgtcgcggcgagatactctcgcgtcaATCATGCGCTAGCCCGGCAGCGTAAAGGCTctattgattgttcaaaaactaatgagaaagttgcaatttatccacatgtgaggcaaagtagtcaaatgcaaattttgagttgtttctatAATCGACTTTTAAAAGattattttgaatgataaatgtggtattttctataaaaagggaccttattgtcgatggcgcttacgccattataaacgatgttccgatataaatacaatgccccacgacgctgtgcggcgtaagcgccatcgacaataaggtcccttttcatagaaaatgccccaaatatttgATAAGTAACATACATTTCGAATTggttttgtttgacattttgcagttagtattttccttgtgtggcgaaaaattttgtgttacaatcggtggcaaaatttgtttaaccctcgtgccttcaaaccctcgcaacgctagattccatttttcgaaccaatctcgcttgctcgggtatcaattagCACgaaaggttaaacaacaactttgcctccttgtaaaaaaaataactattgccGTATTGACCTTACCTAATTTTACAGGTCACTAACAAGACGTGATCTCGAAATAACTTTTACAGACAGGTACTGATACCTACCTAAGAATACCTACAAGACCTACATTAAGGATTAGGTGCCTACATTAATATCAAGTAACTTTGGGCTCATGTTTAATTTATATCTCCTTCGCAggtaagaaagaaagaaagaagaaagaaaaagcatttattagcacaacataacaagactaaaac belongs to Cydia strobilella chromosome 15, ilCydStro3.1, whole genome shotgun sequence and includes:
- the LOC134747769 gene encoding connectin-like, whose amino-acid sequence is MAVRIILALLYISSSFAAEIFTKRDRTICDVDYNNTFKIQCLCDKDQANQLIQSADCYVTTDNIYPDDPAWDQFSILKSIKKLSLSNARGKTIKYIPTKGLQKTNALTKIDVKYNNIQKIESYAFGNLTELKEIYIKDNKIEVLEVKAFAHLKKLTKIVLDKNNIAEIYRDVFVDLPNLQKLYLTTNMITTIHDKAFLNLNNLRLLEIDNNLLFSLNNETFSGLSNLEILDLSGNSLEVIGDNTFLPLKNLRSLNLEGNKIQMLDDKAFNGLEKLHSLTLANNKLTSIDSVRIFEVLKDLTSLSLRDNQLQELNVKVMAPILSNFYGVTSSLDVEGNNFLCDCRLEWFTILLNKTQNKNLEIALENLKCTPDAKVSQLYAKATDVEKSQAIEEEPSQNGDYEYYDDTQLNGKLFYIDLRILMNCTNDTAIQPMIPAKDASHENKRIATESKVNTILNNELLDSHARKEAVTETRKKIVKPTDVSVSKPNLYTTSRLATVSAKPEKKAYDEREMAADEAKPDALRDQISDHMPGSAQQNLACAAFTVTVLVSRLLF